Proteins encoded by one window of Chondromyces crocatus:
- a CDS encoding type I polyketide synthase, which translates to MPEPVNFRQLLEQQFVKTEKLKAQLKKLEAAQSEPIAILGMGCRFPGGGTNPEAFWRALREGVDGIQRIPSERWRTDGGTDEPPETLWGGFLGAVDGFDPAFFGIAPREAESLDPQQRLLLEVTWEALENAGQAPDRLVGSRTGVFVGIATTDYQRQVLTRAMPELDAYALTGNLSSVAAGRISYVLGLQGPCASIDTACSSSLVAAHFACQSLRNRECELAIVGGANLLLSPVMMRLLAKTQGLSPDGRCKAFDASANGFVRGEGCGVVVLKRLSDALRDGDPIVALIRGSAVNQDGRSTGLTAPNVLSQQALLRQALENARVSPAQIGYVEAHGTGTALGDPIEFEALKEVLGAPRVDGSTCTLGSVKTNIGHLEAAAGIAGLIKTVLALQHEVIPRHLHLRTLNPRISLDGTPFALPREERTWAAGSAPRMAGVSSFGISGTNAHLVLEEAPRPPANTDAHAAPSDDAAKRPLVLPLSARSPEALTALARAHQQHLDGLGDDPRALEDLVFTAGTRRTHHEHRLAVVGQDREAIGAALRAFTQGQAHPGTSSARLTSEVRPRVAFVFPGYGGQRVGMGRQLLAEEPVFAEAIAACDAALRAHVDWSVTALLRGDPDAPALQRIDVVQPALFAIAIGLSALWRSWGVTPDAVVGHSVGEVAAAHVAGVLGLEDAARLVCHRSRLLHEISGQGAMGVVELTEEEATARLAGREHLLSIAVINSPRSIGIAGDPAALDALLATLEAEGIFCRRVKVDVAAHSPKVDPLVPRLVDALGSLRPEPARCPLYSTVTGALEDGGRFDAAYWGRNLREPVQFARAVQRLHDDGITLFVELGPHPVLLPAIESTFRRPGQVTVAASMRREQPERATLLEAVGTLYTRGYPIAWAAMSPATARCAKLPTYPFQRSRYWMAPAASHAVVGAHPLLGARLTSSLHPGTRFWETSIGPSALAYLADHQVQGAAVLPASAYLEMAVAAAWDALGVETLALEQVSFREAMTFRIGEDIAVQTVIELHGPGVASFRIASRAGAEGRLHDVQWTVHATGQIRWQPEATSTPVLATFDPTPSAEPRRLAEALADVRARCATELDRAAYYEALADRGITYGPAFQGVLRAWKGAGEALCQIRLPEDVAAQRAAYRIHPALLDASFHVLMAAMVEARDDGRPAIPVGLRRLQIHRRPDGELWSHGRIPEARVEEGHFEADLGLLGADGRLLVEVDGLRLQRLDPPPEAATDDTSLLTTTWEREPLAAPADGPIAARAPRGRWLILGDDGGLAEPLAAALTAQGESVVRAVSSASSSTSLEVHRVEIDAPAAFDALLRTAFADGVPCAGILHLWALEATPAERTTLDSLDRDQRRICGSALHLVQGLTRSNLRTPPRLWFVTRGAQAVDASGRAVSVAQAPLWGLARTIWLEHKELPCSRVDLDPDAPPDEVDALVRELLSGVREDELALRATGRHVGRLGRSATLAASPGDAVDTAGDVGVAGATLVRADATYLVTGGLGGLGLSVAAWLVERGARHLALLGRNGAATAAQIEAVRALEAAGAEVRIAALDVADRAQLAQLLDDLQRTMPPLRGVLHAAGVIDDGLLAAQDLTRFHRVMQPKIAGSWNLHELTRSAPLDFFVLYSSAAALLGAPGQGNYAAANAFMDALAHHRRALGAPALSIAWGIFSEAGIAARAGTDSRLAQQGFGHLTPAEGASLLGRLLGGGAGAPGAAGEAAHLGVARVNLRQWVAFYPQIASAPRLARLVGRAAVRKPPTGDEGILAAIRARTPAKRQALVEQLLCEHVARVVRVDPARIQPEAPLKGLGIDSLMGLELRNRLESILGITLSATLVWTYPSIAALAAHLLEKLDLTAEPTPLHATPAKDPAARDEEAATEERMAALQDLTDDEKTALLDDKLAALEALLQ; encoded by the coding sequence ATGCCCGAACCGGTCAACTTCCGTCAGCTCCTGGAACAGCAGTTCGTCAAGACGGAGAAGCTGAAGGCGCAGCTCAAGAAGCTCGAAGCGGCCCAGAGCGAGCCCATCGCCATCCTCGGCATGGGGTGTCGTTTCCCTGGCGGCGGGACGAACCCCGAGGCCTTCTGGCGCGCCCTGCGCGAGGGCGTCGACGGCATCCAGCGCATCCCCTCGGAGCGCTGGCGCACCGACGGTGGCACCGACGAACCCCCGGAGACGCTCTGGGGGGGCTTCCTCGGTGCGGTCGACGGTTTCGACCCCGCCTTCTTCGGCATCGCCCCGCGCGAGGCCGAGAGCCTCGATCCCCAGCAGCGCTTGCTCCTCGAGGTCACCTGGGAAGCGCTGGAGAACGCAGGGCAGGCGCCCGATCGCCTCGTCGGCAGCCGTACCGGCGTCTTCGTCGGCATCGCGACCACGGACTACCAGCGGCAGGTGCTCACCCGCGCCATGCCCGAGCTGGATGCCTACGCCTTGACCGGCAACCTCTCCAGCGTCGCCGCCGGACGCATCTCGTACGTGCTCGGCCTCCAGGGCCCCTGCGCGTCGATCGACACCGCCTGCTCGTCGTCGCTCGTCGCCGCGCACTTCGCTTGCCAGAGCTTGCGCAACCGCGAGTGCGAGCTGGCCATCGTCGGCGGCGCCAACCTGCTGCTCTCCCCGGTGATGATGCGCCTGCTCGCGAAGACCCAGGGCCTCTCGCCCGACGGCCGCTGCAAGGCCTTCGACGCCAGCGCCAACGGCTTCGTCCGCGGCGAGGGCTGCGGCGTCGTCGTGCTCAAGCGCCTCTCCGACGCCCTGCGCGACGGGGATCCCATCGTCGCCCTCATCCGCGGCTCGGCCGTCAACCAGGATGGCCGCAGCACCGGCCTCACGGCCCCCAATGTGCTCTCGCAGCAGGCGCTCCTCCGGCAAGCGCTGGAGAACGCCCGCGTCTCACCTGCCCAGATCGGCTACGTCGAGGCGCACGGGACCGGCACGGCGCTCGGAGATCCCATCGAGTTCGAGGCCCTGAAGGAGGTCCTCGGCGCGCCGCGCGTCGACGGGTCCACCTGCACCCTCGGCTCGGTCAAGACGAACATCGGCCACCTCGAAGCCGCGGCCGGCATCGCGGGGCTCATCAAGACCGTGCTCGCCCTTCAGCACGAGGTCATCCCGCGCCACCTGCACCTGCGCACGCTGAACCCCCGCATCTCGCTGGATGGCACCCCGTTCGCCCTGCCGCGCGAAGAGCGAACCTGGGCCGCGGGCAGCGCCCCCCGCATGGCCGGCGTCAGCTCGTTCGGGATCAGCGGCACCAACGCCCACCTCGTCCTCGAAGAGGCCCCGCGTCCCCCCGCAAACACCGACGCGCACGCCGCGCCCTCCGACGACGCTGCGAAGCGCCCCCTCGTCCTGCCCCTCTCCGCCCGCAGCCCGGAGGCCCTCACCGCCCTTGCGCGGGCCCATCAGCAGCACCTCGATGGCCTCGGCGACGACCCGCGGGCCCTCGAAGACCTCGTGTTCACCGCCGGCACCCGCCGCACCCACCACGAGCACCGACTCGCCGTCGTCGGACAGGATCGCGAAGCGATCGGCGCCGCGCTCCGCGCCTTCACCCAGGGTCAGGCCCACCCCGGGACGAGCAGCGCTCGGCTCACCTCCGAGGTGCGCCCCCGGGTCGCTTTCGTTTTCCCTGGCTACGGTGGCCAGAGGGTGGGCATGGGGCGGCAGCTCCTCGCCGAGGAGCCAGTCTTCGCCGAGGCCATCGCCGCGTGCGACGCTGCCCTTCGCGCCCACGTGGACTGGTCGGTCACCGCCCTGCTGCGCGGCGATCCCGATGCCCCCGCGCTCCAGCGGATCGACGTCGTGCAGCCCGCCTTGTTCGCCATCGCGATCGGCTTGAGCGCCCTGTGGCGGTCCTGGGGCGTCACGCCCGACGCCGTGGTCGGCCACAGCGTCGGCGAGGTGGCTGCGGCGCATGTCGCTGGGGTTCTCGGCCTGGAGGACGCGGCGCGCCTCGTCTGTCACAGGAGCCGCTTGCTGCACGAGATCAGCGGGCAGGGCGCCATGGGCGTCGTCGAGCTGACCGAGGAGGAAGCCACCGCGCGCCTCGCCGGACGCGAGCACCTGCTCTCGATCGCGGTGATCAACAGCCCGCGCTCGATCGGCATCGCTGGCGACCCCGCAGCGCTCGATGCCCTGCTCGCCACCCTGGAAGCCGAGGGCATCTTCTGCCGCCGGGTGAAGGTCGACGTCGCCGCGCACAGCCCGAAGGTCGATCCCCTGGTCCCGAGGCTCGTCGACGCGCTCGGGTCGCTGCGCCCCGAGCCCGCGCGGTGTCCCCTCTACTCCACGGTCACCGGGGCCCTGGAGGACGGGGGCCGCTTCGACGCCGCCTACTGGGGTCGTAACCTGCGAGAGCCCGTCCAGTTCGCGCGCGCCGTCCAGCGCTTGCACGACGACGGCATCACCCTCTTCGTCGAGCTGGGCCCCCACCCGGTGCTGCTCCCCGCCATCGAGTCCACGTTCCGTCGACCCGGGCAGGTCACCGTCGCCGCCAGCATGCGCCGCGAGCAACCCGAGCGCGCCACGCTGCTCGAAGCCGTCGGCACCCTCTACACCCGCGGTTATCCCATTGCGTGGGCCGCCATGAGCCCGGCGACGGCACGCTGCGCGAAGCTCCCGACCTATCCCTTCCAGCGCAGCCGCTACTGGATGGCGCCCGCTGCGAGCCACGCGGTCGTGGGGGCCCACCCGCTGCTCGGCGCCCGGCTCACCTCGTCGCTCCACCCCGGGACCCGCTTCTGGGAGACCTCCATCGGCCCGTCGGCGCTCGCGTACCTCGCCGATCACCAGGTGCAGGGCGCCGCGGTGCTCCCGGCTTCGGCCTACCTCGAGATGGCGGTGGCCGCCGCGTGGGACGCCCTCGGCGTGGAGACCCTCGCGCTGGAGCAGGTGTCCTTCCGCGAGGCCATGACCTTCCGCATCGGAGAGGACATCGCGGTGCAGACGGTGATCGAGCTGCACGGGCCGGGCGTGGCCTCGTTCCGCATCGCGAGCCGCGCGGGGGCCGAAGGGCGGCTGCACGACGTCCAGTGGACGGTGCACGCCACGGGACAGATCCGCTGGCAGCCCGAAGCCACGAGTACCCCCGTACTCGCGACCTTCGACCCCACGCCGAGCGCCGAGCCCCGGCGCCTCGCCGAGGCGCTCGCCGATGTGCGCGCTCGGTGCGCCACGGAGCTCGATCGCGCGGCCTACTACGAGGCGCTCGCCGACCGCGGCATCACCTACGGCCCCGCGTTCCAGGGTGTGCTCCGCGCCTGGAAGGGGGCAGGGGAGGCGCTCTGCCAGATCCGCCTGCCCGAGGACGTCGCCGCCCAGCGCGCTGCGTACCGCATCCATCCGGCGCTCCTCGACGCGAGCTTCCACGTCCTCATGGCGGCCATGGTCGAGGCCCGTGACGATGGTCGTCCGGCCATTCCCGTCGGCCTCCGCCGCTTGCAGATCCATCGCCGCCCCGACGGCGAGCTGTGGAGCCACGGCCGCATCCCTGAAGCGCGCGTCGAGGAGGGCCATTTCGAGGCCGATCTCGGCCTCCTCGGGGCGGACGGTCGGCTCCTCGTCGAGGTGGACGGCCTCCGCCTCCAGCGCCTCGATCCGCCGCCGGAAGCGGCCACGGACGACACCTCGCTGCTCACCACGACGTGGGAGCGCGAGCCGCTCGCTGCCCCCGCCGACGGTCCCATCGCGGCACGCGCGCCCCGGGGACGGTGGCTGATCCTCGGCGACGACGGTGGCCTCGCCGAGCCTCTGGCCGCAGCGCTCACGGCCCAGGGAGAGAGCGTCGTCCGCGCCGTCTCCTCGGCCTCTTCCTCGACCTCGCTGGAGGTCCACCGCGTCGAGATCGACGCTCCGGCCGCGTTCGACGCCCTCCTCCGGACAGCGTTCGCGGATGGGGTCCCGTGCGCAGGCATCCTCCACCTGTGGGCCCTCGAAGCGACGCCTGCGGAGCGGACCACGCTGGACTCCCTCGACCGGGACCAGCGCAGGATCTGCGGGAGCGCGCTCCACCTCGTCCAGGGCCTCACCCGGAGCAACCTCCGCACCCCGCCGCGGCTCTGGTTCGTCACGCGCGGCGCTCAGGCAGTCGATGCCAGCGGGCGTGCCGTCTCCGTGGCCCAGGCGCCGCTCTGGGGCCTCGCGCGCACCATCTGGCTGGAGCACAAGGAGCTGCCTTGTTCCCGCGTCGATCTCGATCCCGACGCCCCGCCCGACGAGGTGGACGCGCTCGTGCGCGAGCTGCTCTCCGGCGTCCGCGAGGACGAGCTCGCGCTACGGGCGACGGGACGCCACGTCGGCCGTCTCGGCCGCAGCGCCACCCTTGCGGCCTCCCCGGGCGACGCCGTGGACACGGCAGGTGACGTCGGTGTGGCGGGAGCGACCCTGGTGCGCGCCGACGCCACCTACCTCGTGACGGGCGGCCTCGGTGGCCTGGGCCTGTCCGTCGCGGCATGGCTCGTCGAGCGCGGCGCGCGCCATCTCGCCCTCCTCGGCCGGAACGGCGCGGCGACCGCCGCCCAGATCGAGGCCGTCCGCGCGCTCGAAGCGGCCGGCGCCGAGGTCCGGATCGCGGCCCTCGACGTCGCCGATCGCGCTCAGCTCGCCCAGCTCCTCGACGACCTCCAGCGCACCATGCCGCCGCTCCGGGGCGTGCTGCACGCAGCCGGCGTGATCGACGATGGCCTGCTCGCCGCCCAGGATCTCACCCGCTTCCACCGCGTCATGCAGCCCAAGATCGCGGGCTCCTGGAACCTGCACGAGCTGACCCGCAGCGCACCGCTCGACTTCTTCGTCCTGTACTCCTCGGCGGCGGCCCTGCTCGGCGCGCCTGGTCAAGGCAACTACGCCGCGGCGAACGCCTTCATGGACGCCCTGGCCCACCACCGGCGTGCCCTCGGCGCTCCCGCACTGAGCATCGCCTGGGGCATCTTCTCCGAGGCGGGCATCGCCGCGCGTGCTGGCACGGACAGCCGCCTTGCCCAGCAGGGCTTCGGCCACCTGACCCCCGCGGAGGGCGCATCCCTCCTGGGCCGACTGCTCGGCGGTGGTGCGGGCGCGCCAGGGGCCGCGGGCGAGGCGGCGCACCTCGGCGTCGCGCGCGTGAACCTCCGTCAGTGGGTCGCGTTCTACCCGCAGATCGCGAGCGCGCCGCGCCTCGCCCGCCTCGTCGGGCGCGCTGCCGTGAGGAAGCCTCCGACCGGCGACGAGGGCATCCTCGCGGCCATCCGGGCGCGCACGCCGGCGAAGCGACAGGCCCTCGTCGAGCAGCTCCTCTGCGAGCACGTCGCCCGCGTGGTGCGCGTCGACCCTGCGCGCATCCAGCCCGAGGCGCCCCTCAAGGGCCTCGGCATCGACTCGCTCATGGGTCTCGAGCTACGCAACCGGCTCGAGAGCATCCTCGGCATCACCCTCTCCGCCACCCTCGTCTGGACGTACCCGAGCATCGCCGCGCTCGCCGCGCACCTCCTGGAGAAGCTCGACCTCACCGCCGAGCCCACGCCCCTCCACGCCACGCCGGCGAAAGACCCCGCCGCGCGCGACGAGGAAGCTGCCACCGAAGAACGGATGGCCGCGCTCCAGGATCTCACCGACGACGAAAAGACGGCCTTGCTCGACGACAAACTCGCCGCCCTGGAGGCGCTCCTTCAATGA
- a CDS encoding type I polyketide synthase encodes MKPNAGPSPLDRALVALEKMEAKLAAAERARSEPIAIVGLACRFPGGAEDPEAYWRVLEAGTDAVREIPADRWPEGVIPSATPAARWAGLLDTIDGFDPELFGISPREAMDLDPQQRLLLEVSWEALEHAGVAPDRLGGSKTGVFVGMMTHDYQHVVTSSWDDIDAYATTGNGPCFAAGRLSYVLGLQGPCLMLDTACSSSLVAVHLACQSLRLGESDMALAGGVTLLLSPLTMHLVAQTQGLSPDGRCKAFDAQANGFVRGEGCGMVALKRLSDAQRDGDRIWAVIRGSAVNQDGRSTGLTTPNVLSQQALLREAHRNARVTPAQIAYVETHGTGTPLGDPIEFEALEKVLGAPRQDGTPCILGAVKTNLGHTEAAAGIAGLLKVVLSLHHQAIPRNLHFDTLNPRISLEGTPFVLPHETRPWPAGGSPRIAGVSSFGMSGTNAHLIVEEAPLPRAPTRAPTPAPAVAMSPAAAASSAAAASTPAPERPAHLLLLSGRTQDALRAQAARFAAHLARHPDTPLGDLIFTASTGRAHFDHRLAVIGGTSAELQRALDACARGETPPGSVQGLVEPALGRAPIAFLFTGQGAQYVGMARSLFETQPVFRDALLQCDALLRPQLDRALLSVLYPDEGHTSPLDDTAFTQPALFAVAFALAALWKSWGITPDYVLGHSVGELAAACVAGAYSLDDGLRLSVERGRLMQALPRDGAMAVLRTDLATAKAAIEPHLARVSIAAINGPTNVVVSGARHEVEAVCDALRAQGVEARALTVSHAFHSPLMEPILAPLGEFAVEVPPSPPSIGLVSNVTGALAGDDFGSPVYWQQHARQPVRFEEGIATLRAAGCRIFLEIGPHPTLVAMGSACGVEPGDLWLPSLRKGHDDWRVLLESLSRLHVSGVKVDWRAFDAPYPRKRVPLPTYPFQRQRYWSRAAKPWHEIAASAATTPRTTRATGAPGPTGVAFDIAASTRGVVDTSPGVAASATPPTFTAPTTAVLDLIQRGEVPALAAHVTRGVKFSAEEERLLPRVLDQLVAEHRKQAAIEAVQPWLYELSWQPRPRTAHAADDPPASRGSSAWLLLAARGQGSGDDADGDTAEALARELRERGERCVLVHPGPTWEPLGEHAFQLDPRAPEHFDALVDALRKDGVRTLTRVVHLLCVDAPATYALTHDALVTAQHDACSSALHLLQALAKSALLDGARTWIVTRNAVAAGATPSPLALTAAPLWGLGRVVALELPEAWGGLLDLPPAGRAGDDAAAILAEIATGNADDQIVLRDGIRYVGRLVPAQRATAPSAPLHANATYLITGGLGALGLHVARWMIAQGARHLALVSRRGPDDPAARAALASLADAGAEARLFQADVADPEAAAALMADLDATMPPLRGVVHAAGIVEDGVIQRLGWTSFARVLAPKVSGAFNLHTLTAGKPLDLFVLFSSAASMLGAPGQGSYAAANAFLDALAHHRRALGLPALSIDWGPWAEAGMAAKLELRLRERLQDRGLGVIGFEQGLVALERLLAHGTPQAAVLPIAWDTWLAQADGQPSLLRDILPRTSLTTPRNPSARAGLVRKLGAATPTERQSLLLDHVATEVATVLGRDPTQPLDPNRGFADLGMDSLMAVELKNRLQASLERPLSPTLIFNHPSVTQLADHLVELFADSAPPSTRRAGAPISTHTLPPSYTLPPASMRSLVPPSQTLPPASMRSLVPPSQTLPPASMRSLVPSSQTLPPASMRSLVPPSTRGLPPASARASGPLSTRTWALRPEPSPDDVDRVAQLSDDEVAGVISEKFVSRFRPQS; translated from the coding sequence ATGAAGCCAAACGCCGGTCCATCGCCGCTCGATCGCGCCCTCGTCGCCCTCGAAAAGATGGAGGCCAAGCTCGCCGCCGCCGAGCGCGCGCGCTCCGAGCCCATCGCCATCGTCGGTCTCGCCTGCCGCTTCCCGGGTGGTGCCGAGGACCCCGAGGCCTACTGGCGCGTCCTCGAAGCGGGCACGGACGCCGTCCGCGAGATCCCGGCCGACCGCTGGCCGGAAGGGGTCATCCCTTCCGCGACGCCGGCCGCGCGCTGGGCGGGCCTGCTCGACACCATCGACGGCTTCGACCCCGAGCTGTTCGGCATCTCCCCGCGCGAGGCCATGGACCTCGACCCCCAGCAGCGCCTCTTGCTCGAGGTGAGCTGGGAGGCGCTGGAGCACGCCGGCGTGGCACCCGATCGCCTCGGCGGATCGAAGACGGGCGTCTTCGTGGGCATGATGACCCACGACTACCAGCACGTCGTCACCTCCTCGTGGGACGACATCGACGCTTACGCCACCACCGGCAACGGCCCTTGCTTCGCCGCTGGCCGCCTCTCGTACGTGCTCGGCCTCCAGGGGCCTTGCTTGATGCTCGACACCGCGTGCTCCTCGTCCCTCGTGGCCGTGCACCTCGCCTGCCAGAGCTTGCGCCTGGGCGAGAGCGACATGGCGCTCGCGGGCGGCGTCACCCTCCTGCTCTCGCCGCTCACCATGCACCTCGTCGCGCAGACCCAGGGCCTCTCCCCGGACGGCCGCTGCAAGGCCTTCGACGCCCAGGCCAACGGCTTCGTCCGCGGCGAAGGCTGCGGCATGGTCGCGCTCAAGCGCCTCTCCGATGCCCAGCGCGACGGCGATCGCATCTGGGCGGTGATCCGCGGCTCGGCCGTCAACCAGGACGGCCGCAGCACCGGCCTCACCACCCCCAACGTCCTCTCCCAGCAGGCTCTCCTCCGCGAGGCCCACCGCAACGCCCGCGTCACGCCCGCCCAGATCGCCTACGTCGAGACCCACGGTACGGGCACCCCCCTCGGCGATCCCATCGAGTTCGAGGCCCTCGAAAAGGTCCTCGGCGCTCCGCGCCAGGACGGCACCCCGTGCATCCTCGGCGCCGTGAAGACCAACCTCGGCCACACCGAGGCGGCCGCGGGCATCGCCGGGCTGCTCAAGGTCGTGCTTTCTCTGCACCACCAGGCCATCCCGCGGAACCTCCACTTCGACACGCTCAACCCGCGCATCTCCCTCGAAGGCACCCCCTTCGTGCTCCCGCACGAGACGCGCCCCTGGCCTGCCGGGGGGTCGCCCCGCATCGCCGGTGTCAGCTCCTTCGGCATGAGCGGCACCAACGCTCACCTCATCGTCGAGGAGGCGCCGCTACCGCGAGCCCCGACGCGAGCCCCGACCCCTGCGCCCGCCGTCGCCATGTCCCCCGCTGCGGCAGCGTCGTCCGCTGCGGCAGCGTCGACCCCGGCGCCCGAGCGCCCCGCGCACCTCCTCCTGCTCTCCGGCCGCACCCAGGACGCCTTGCGCGCCCAGGCCGCGCGCTTCGCCGCCCACCTCGCGCGCCACCCCGACACCCCGCTCGGCGATCTCATCTTCACCGCGAGCACGGGCCGCGCCCACTTCGACCACCGCCTCGCCGTCATCGGCGGTACCTCGGCCGAGCTCCAGCGCGCGCTCGACGCCTGCGCCCGCGGCGAGACGCCGCCCGGCAGCGTGCAAGGCCTCGTCGAGCCCGCCCTGGGCCGCGCGCCCATCGCCTTCCTGTTCACGGGTCAGGGCGCCCAGTACGTCGGCATGGCGCGGTCTCTCTTCGAGACCCAGCCCGTCTTCCGCGACGCCCTCCTCCAGTGCGACGCCCTCCTGCGCCCGCAGCTCGATCGCGCGCTCCTCTCGGTCCTCTACCCCGACGAGGGCCACACCTCGCCCCTCGACGACACCGCCTTCACCCAGCCCGCGCTCTTCGCCGTGGCGTTCGCGCTCGCGGCGCTCTGGAAGTCCTGGGGCATCACGCCCGACTACGTGCTCGGTCACAGCGTCGGCGAGCTGGCCGCGGCGTGTGTCGCCGGCGCGTACAGTCTCGACGACGGCCTCCGCCTCAGCGTCGAGCGGGGCCGCTTGATGCAGGCCTTGCCCCGCGACGGCGCCATGGCCGTCCTCCGCACCGATCTCGCCACCGCGAAGGCGGCCATCGAGCCCCACCTCGCGCGCGTCTCCATCGCCGCCATCAACGGCCCCACCAACGTCGTCGTCTCCGGCGCGCGCCACGAGGTGGAGGCCGTCTGCGACGCGCTCCGCGCCCAGGGAGTCGAAGCCCGCGCGCTGACCGTCTCCCACGCCTTCCACTCGCCCCTCATGGAGCCCATCCTCGCCCCGCTCGGCGAGTTCGCCGTCGAGGTTCCGCCTTCGCCGCCGAGCATCGGCCTCGTCTCCAACGTCACGGGTGCCCTCGCCGGCGACGACTTCGGCTCCCCGGTGTACTGGCAGCAGCACGCCCGCCAGCCCGTGCGGTTCGAGGAGGGCATCGCGACCTTGCGCGCCGCCGGGTGTCGCATCTTCCTCGAGATCGGCCCGCACCCCACCCTCGTCGCCATGGGCTCCGCGTGCGGCGTCGAACCGGGGGACCTGTGGCTCCCCTCCCTGCGGAAGGGACACGACGACTGGCGGGTGCTCCTGGAGAGCCTCTCGCGCCTCCACGTGAGCGGCGTCAAGGTCGACTGGCGCGCCTTCGACGCCCCGTACCCGCGCAAGCGCGTGCCGCTCCCGACCTACCCGTTCCAGCGCCAGCGCTACTGGTCGCGCGCGGCGAAGCCCTGGCACGAGATCGCCGCCAGCGCCGCGACGACCCCGCGAACGACCCGCGCGACCGGGGCGCCCGGCCCGACCGGCGTGGCCTTCGACATCGCCGCGTCCACGCGCGGTGTGGTCGACACGTCGCCGGGGGTCGCGGCCAGCGCCACCCCCCCGACCTTCACGGCCCCCACCACCGCCGTGCTCGATCTGATCCAGCGCGGAGAGGTCCCGGCGCTCGCCGCGCACGTCACCCGAGGCGTGAAGTTCTCCGCCGAGGAGGAGCGCTTGCTCCCTCGCGTCCTCGACCAGCTCGTCGCCGAGCACCGCAAGCAAGCAGCGATCGAGGCCGTCCAGCCGTGGCTCTACGAACTCTCCTGGCAGCCCCGCCCGCGCACGGCGCACGCCGCCGACGACCCCCCGGCCTCGCGCGGGTCGAGCGCCTGGCTCCTCCTCGCTGCGCGCGGGCAGGGCAGTGGCGACGACGCGGACGGTGACACCGCAGAGGCGCTCGCACGGGAACTCCGCGAACGTGGCGAGCGCTGCGTCCTCGTCCACCCGGGCCCGACCTGGGAGCCCCTCGGCGAGCACGCCTTCCAGCTCGATCCGCGCGCGCCGGAGCACTTCGATGCCCTCGTCGACGCGCTTCGCAAGGACGGCGTGCGCACCCTGACCCGCGTCGTCCACCTGCTCTGTGTGGACGCACCGGCCACGTACGCCCTCACCCACGACGCCCTCGTGACGGCGCAGCACGACGCATGCTCATCGGCGCTCCACCTCCTCCAGGCCCTCGCGAAGAGCGCGCTGCTCGACGGCGCCCGCACCTGGATCGTCACCCGCAACGCCGTCGCCGCAGGTGCCACGCCGTCGCCCCTCGCGCTCACCGCCGCGCCGCTCTGGGGTCTCGGCCGGGTCGTCGCCCTGGAGCTGCCCGAAGCCTGGGGAGGCCTCCTGGATCTCCCGCCCGCGGGGAGGGCAGGGGACGACGCCGCCGCGATCCTCGCCGAGATCGCCACCGGCAACGCCGACGACCAGATCGTGCTGCGCGACGGCATCCGTTACGTCGGCCGGCTCGTGCCCGCCCAGCGCGCGACCGCGCCGAGCGCCCCGCTGCACGCGAACGCCACCTACCTCATCACCGGCGGCCTCGGCGCGCTCGGCCTGCACGTCGCTCGCTGGATGATCGCGCAGGGCGCCCGCCACCTCGCCCTCGTCAGCCGCCGCGGTCCGGACGATCCGGCCGCGCGCGCCGCGCTCGCGTCCCTCGCCGACGCTGGCGCCGAGGCGCGCCTCTTCCAGGCCGACGTCGCCGATCCAGAAGCCGCCGCGGCCCTCATGGCCGACCTCGACGCCACCATGCCCCCCCTCCGCGGCGTCGTGCATGCCGCTGGCATCGTGGAGGACGGCGTGATCCAGCGCCTCGGCTGGACCTCCTTCGCGCGCGTGCTCGCGCCCAAGGTCTCGGGCGCGTTCAACCTGCACACCCTCACGGCCGGCAAGCCGCTCGACCTCTTCGTCCTGTTCTCCTCGGCCGCGTCCATGCTCGGCGCGCCAGGGCAGGGCAGCTACGCTGCGGCCAACGCCTTCCTCGACGCCCTCGCGCACCACCGCCGCGCCCTCGGCCTCCCTGCGCTCAGCATCGACTGGGGCCCCTGGGCCGAAGCCGGCATGGCCGCGAAGCTCGAGCTGCGCCTCCGCGAGCGCCTCCAGGATCGAGGCCTCGGCGTCATCGGCTTCGAGCAGGGCCTCGTCGCCCTGGAGCGCCTCCTCGCCCACGGGACGCCGCAGGCCGCCGTGCTGCCCATCGCCTGGGACACCTGGCTCGCGCAGGCCGACGGACAGCCCTCGCTGCTCCGCGACATCCTCCCGCGGACCTCGCTCACCACGCCGCGGAACCCCTCCGCGCGTGCGGGCCTGGTCCGGAAGCTCGGCGCCGCCACGCCCACCGAGCGCCAGAGCCTCCTCCTCGACCACGTGGCCACCGAGGTCGCCACCGTGCTCGGCCGCGATCCGACGCAACCTCTCGATCCGAACCGCGGCTTCGCCGATCTCGGCATGGACTCGCTCATGGCCGTCGAACTGAAGAACCGCCTCCAGGCCAGCCTGGAGCGCCCCCTCTCGCCCACCCTGATCTTCAACCACCCGAGCGTCACCCAGCTCGCCGATCACCTCGTCGAGCTGTTCGCCGACAGCGCGCCGCCCTCGACCCGGCGCGCTGGCGCCCCGATCTCGACGCACACCCTCCCGCCGTCGTACACCTTGCCGCCCGCGTCCATGCGCTCGCTGGTGCCCCCCTCGCAGACGCTGCCGCCCGCGTCCATGCGCTCGCTGGTGCCCCCCTCGCAGACGCTGCCGCCAGCGTCCATGCGCTCGCTGGTGCCCTCCTCGCAGACGCTGCCGCCCGCGTCCATGCGCTCGCTGGTCCCGCCGTCGACGCGGGGCTTGCCGCCCGCCTCGGCGCGGGCCTCGGGGCCGCTCTCGACCCGCACATGGGCTTTGCGCCCGGAGCCGTCCCCCGACGACGTCGACCGGGTCGCGCAGCTCTCCGACGACGAGGTGGCCGGCGTCATCTCGGAGAAATTCGTCTCCCGGTTCCGACCGCAATCCTGA